Within Sorghum bicolor cultivar BTx623 chromosome 2, Sorghum_bicolor_NCBIv3, whole genome shotgun sequence, the genomic segment CGACATCTGGGTGCTGCGTGTTCCTGGGGGACTCCCTCGTGTCATGGTCGTCCAAGCGACAGACCACTGTCTCGCGATTGAGTGCCAAAGCGGAATATAGGGCGGTCGCAAACGCTGCTGCAGAGTGCTGCTGGCTCCGCAACCTATTGCAAGAGCTCCACGTCGTCGTCGATAAAGCCACGGTGATCTATTGTGACAATGTATCTGCGGTTTACCTTACAGAAAACCCGGTACATCATTGCAGGACCAAGCATGTCGAGCTTGATATCCACTTCGTTCGTGAGAAGGTGGCACTCGGTCAGTTCAAGGTACTGCACATACCAACTCAGCACCAGTTTGCCGATATTATGACCAAAGGCCTCCCAACACCATTGTTCACAGAGTTCAGAGATAGTTTGTGCATTCGACCATCCCATGCTCCAACTGCAGAGGGCGTGTCAGCGACCTATTCTCCAGACGTCTGTTGGTTAGCATAGGATCTGCTCCACCACTTGTATTCCAACTGTGTAACTGCTAGTGCCTAGCCTTTAGCTCAGCCGTGCATGCAGGTTAGTTAGGATTGATTGGTTAGCAGTGATCGGCAACATGTATAAAGACTTGTACACTGAACATCGAATGAATTGAGCGTTTCATTCTCTTACATTAACCTTGACGAACTGGGAATTGCAACCCATGAACTTGCTGATCTGGATGTCCCTTTCTCTGAAGAAGTGTGGAAGACTATTATCAGTCAATTGCCTAGAGATAAAGTGCCAGCCCTGAGGGTTCTGTGCCGGTTCTATCAAGCTTGTTGGCCTGTCATAAAGAGGGATGTCATGACTACACTTTCTGCTGTTTGGAGCAGAAAATTCAGAAACACGGGCGCCCTTAGCACTGCATACATCACACTGCCGCCCATGAAGGACGCTGACAATCATTTTAAGGACCTAAGACCTATAAGCCTTGTGCACAGCTTTGCTAAATTGCTCATCAAAATTCTACCCTATCGCCTGGCAACTCACGTTTGGTATGAGGTGTCTAAGAATCGAAGTGCTTGCATTAAGAAATGCTTCATATTTCatgttggtccaacaaatagcaAGATTTCTTCATCAACAGAAACAACCCTGCCTTCTTCTCAAGTTGGACATCATGAAAGCGTTTGACTCGGTATCTTGGCCTTTCCTCCTTGAAGTGCtgagaaagctcggtttgggggCTAGCTATTTGGTGCAACATCATTAGTGGGCTTTTGGCTTCATCTTCAACACAGGTGTTAATGAATTGAATCCCTGGTGAGGTCATCTTACACTGGTAAGGATTATGACAACGTGATCCACTATCACTAGTGCTCTTTATTCTCATGATGGACACCCTAGGGCACATGGTGTCTTTAGCTTCGAATGAGGGGCTCCTAAACCCCTTCCAGCTAAGGCCTTGCAGCATAGGGTTTCTCTATATGAAGATGGCGttgtccttttccttttttttgaggaaaacaTGAGGGGCTCCGCCCCTACTGTGAATTTATTAAAACTTTAAAAAACAGGAGCGCCGAGTACAAACATTAAGGTACAAAAAGGAAACGAAAAAAATAGAAAGGATTACACAAAATTGTCTAGCCATAAATCTATTGAGGGGTGATATCTTGCTTTTGCTCGTAGGATAACTAGAGCAAACTCCTTCTGAAAAACCGCTTTGCATCTTCGAATTGTATGCGCCATATTTCTGAAGATAATGTCATTTCTCATCATCCAGATGGACCAACACATAGTAATGATGGTCTCCATAAAAAAAGGAACTCCCAGCTGAGTCCTAAGA encodes:
- the LOC110432598 gene encoding uncharacterized protein LOC110432598 gives rise to the protein MANCKPASTPVEAAPKLSAKDGKPATDGTFYRSITGALQYLTLTRLDIAYGVNQNLVKRILRYLPGTIDTGITISATPSTTLKAYSDADWGGCPDTRPSTSGCCVFLGDSLVSWSSKRQTTVSRLSAKAEYRAVANAAAECCWLRNLLQELHVVVDKATVIYCDNVSAVYLTENPVHHCRTKHVELDIHFVREKVALGQFKVLHIPTQHQFADIMTKGLPTPLFTEFRDSLCIRPSHAPTAEGVSATYSPDVCWLA